One Aegilops tauschii subsp. strangulata cultivar AL8/78 chromosome 2, Aet v6.0, whole genome shotgun sequence genomic window, AGGCGGCTCGTGTTCGTGGGCGACTCGCTCAACAGGAACATGTGGGAGTCGCTGGCCTGCATCCTCTACACGGCGCTGCCCGACCGCTCGCGGGCGCGCGTCCACCACCTCAGCTCCGAGCACAAGATCTTCCGCGCCATGGTACGCACGCACCTACGCCTTTTCTTGCAGAAATACTACTTCAGAAACAGAGTACCCAGATGCATGCTCTGTTTCCAGATTATTTGTTTGAAATTCATGTTGCTACAATAGAGCTCACACCAAATCATTTGAATTTGAAATAAAAATAGAGAGCATCGTTGCTACAATCAACATCATGGGGAAAATTGATGCTGCAGGATTACAATTGCTCGGTGGAGTTCTTCTGGAGCCCGTTCCTGGTGCAGCTTGAGACCAAGCCGGACCGGACCAAGGTGCTCAAGCTGGACCAGCTCCCAGCCATGCTTCAGCAGGTGATCGGGGCAGACGTCCTCGTCTTCAACACCGGCCACTGGTGGACGCACACCGGCAAGCTCAGGGCGTAAGTCCATCTTCATCCTGTGTATGTTGTGTTGTTAACTCCTCCTTTTCCAACGGCCGGCGAGCTGATTACTCGACTGGCTGGCTGCAGCTGGGACCACCTGGAGAGAAACGGAATGCTCGTCAAGATGGAAGGAGAGGAGGCGTTCAGCAGAGCACTGAGGACATGGGCGAGATGGGTGGATCACAACGTGGACCAGACCAGAACCAGGGTCTTCTTCCGAAGCGTCTCGCCTGAACACAAAGGGTACCTACACTTCTTTCTGCCAACTCACATAACAAAAATTCAGGCATTACCAACTGACTGAACCTCCTAACACACAATGCAGTGCAAACTGGTGCTACAATCAGACGGCCCCCATCGCCGCGGACGAAGCAATCGTTCCATGGTTCCCGAAGAGCATGGTGTCCATCGTCGAGGGGAGCATACGGAGCATGAGGACGCGCGCCGCATATCTCAACATCACCCGTCTTTCCGAGCTCAGGATCGACGCGCATCCTTCGGTATACTCGATCAACAGGGACGGGAAGCCTCTGACGCTGGAGCAACGGCAGCAGCCAATCATTTATGCTGACTGCAGCCATTGGTGCCTGCCAGGGTTACCTGATACTTGGAATGTGCTTTTGCTTGCTTCCTTGATGAGACATCCCTCATCCAATGTAAACTTGTAGCTAGGCTTGTAGGATGAGTAAAATGCTGTAGTTATAAGACGCAATCTAGCTAGGCTGGTATACTCTGTCTGGTTCCGGTTGACTAATGCATGGTGGGGAAATGAGGCTGAAATCAGTTGGCAAATCAATGAACCGCAGAAAGCTGCGCGGAGGGGGTGGCAGTCTTGCAACAAACCACACTCCCAACCAAAATTCTTTCATAAACAGACAACACGTCAAATGAAATCACAACAACAAATTCTTGTGAGACAAACAACAGCGAATACATATCAAGGGTACATAAAAGTTGAGTTTGCAAATACCAGCAATGTAACCCAACACAAATTTATTTCTGTGGCAAACAACACGTGTGACAGACGGCACTTCACACTCAACAAACACAATCCATGCATGGAAATTGCACAACAAAGGGATGCCGTTTTTTTTTTTTAGGATTATTGATTAAACTGAAAAATGTCGGTGTTTGATACAGATTAGTTGGTAAATTCATACCTTCCAAGATGCATTGACGCAATAGTTTCACCATAGCCAAACATGCCAAAGAAAGGTTGTAGAGTAACAAATCTCGAAGGGCCGGTGGCCGAATTATATTAGATAGGAAGAGAAGTACATAGTACAGCCGGGAAGCCGTCTAGGCGGACTAGAGCTAGGACCCAACACAAAATTAGGCGTTCGCCGGCAGGACCAAGCAATTTACACTAGTACATAGTACACTGTAGAGTAACAAATCAACTACTCCACGTATGAATTTGTCGTCTATGAATATTTCTTTTTAGTGAAGTACAATGTATTTACACTAGAACATAGTGCTAAATCTTTTAACGTGAAAAGATATATAGATTAAGAAACAATATAAAATACAGGACCAAGCAATTATTGAAATCATAGTTCGTTATCTTCAAGAACTACATAATATTGTCCAAAACGGGCAACACATCTATACTAAATTCATCACTCGACTATGCTGATAAGCCAAACAGTCAAAATTGCATATACCTCATAATTTTGCGAATTACCAAAAATGACTGATTAGTGATATAGCAATCAGAACATGCCATGCGATACTTGAAAATGTAGCATAGTGAATTAGAAAAAAATGAAGAAGCAATAGAATGACAATGGTAATAAATGACGTATATGAAATAATCATGCTTCTCTCTCCATTTATTTTAAATCCCATCCAACAGACATGCATGCCCGAGGTGGGCGGATGCCATTTAATACGACCCGGTGATGGTTACGCGGCCGACATGTGGGTCCGAGGTAGATACTCGAAGACGCGCGATGCGTCCGCCTCATGTCCGTGTAAACGTATCCAGACAGATGTAcatagacatagtttagagtgtagattcactcattttgctccgtatgtagtccatattggaatctctagaaagacttatatttaggaacggagggagtacatgtttgTGGCGATTCATTCTGGGGAAGCCAAATTCTGCATTATGTTTAGATGAATGAACTTACTAAGCCAATCGAAAACCTTAATGTCATATAATGCCAAACGATCTGCACTGCTGTGCTGAAGCAATTGATTTGTGTGAAAGAAAAGATGAGAACCAACTTTAATTTAGCTACAGTATCAGGGTGCTCTGCTCTCATTGTGTTTCATATTGAAGTTGGTCAGATGATGCTCTTAATTTAGGTCTGATTTTAATCCCGTCGCATCTTCAGATTCGGATTCATGGTCAGATTCAGTCATTCAGAAGCTTGTGTACCCACCTAATTGTTCACGACTAAATTCGGCCTGTGACTGATAAGTCATTAGCCATTGGTTGGTTCTTATGCAAGCACAGGCTGTTGACGTTTAGCCGCCTGCATTCCATTTACACATGCATAATTATACCATAGCTTAGAACAGTGCCCGATGACTGAAACCTGTGGATATCATGCATAAACAGG contains:
- the LOC109785368 gene encoding protein trichome birefringence-like 42, with translation MDSLATSTARRWALCSLLCLCLFSAGLLLGSRPFFFPALLPPPWEHFSRLQQPAPRPPPLLFHHHHHHHAAAYHYHDDSMAPAPDAGPGDLGREEEKQDEEPAASAPSPPRAAAAYHDHDDSTAPAPDAGSGDLRSEEEEQEEELAASAPAPAPASDGDGEGRECDLFDGSWVRDPARYPLYEAAECPFLSDQVTCRRNGRPDAGYEQWRWQPRGCGGAVGRIDGSGALEQCRNRRLVFVGDSLNRNMWESLACILYTALPDRSRARVHHLSSEHKIFRAMDYNCSVEFFWSPFLVQLETKPDRTKVLKLDQLPAMLQQVIGADVLVFNTGHWWTHTGKLRAWDHLERNGMLVKMEGEEAFSRALRTWARWVDHNVDQTRTRVFFRSVSPEHKGANWCYNQTAPIAADEAIVPWFPKSMVSIVEGSIRSMRTRAAYLNITRLSELRIDAHPSVYSINRDGKPLTLEQRQQPIIYADCSHWCLPGLPDTWNVLLLASLMRHPSSNVNL